In Streptomyces sp. NBC_00414, a single window of DNA contains:
- the nuoL gene encoding NADH-quinone oxidoreductase subunit L, whose product MENLIALLVAAPLLGAAVLLCGGRRLDAVGHWIGTVLASASFVIGAVLFADMLGKDEEHRALAQHLFSWIPVEGFQADIAFQLDQLSMTFVLLITGVGSLIHVYSIGYMEHDERRRRFFGYLNLFLAAMLLLVLADNYLLLYVGWEGVGLASYLLIGFWQHKPSAATAAKKAFLVNRVGDMGLSIAIMLMFTTFGTFAFGPVLEATGETGEGKLTAIGLMLLLAACGKSAQVPLQSWLGDAMEGPTPVSALIHAATMVTAGVYLIVRSGEIFNAAPDAQLVTTVVGAVTLLFGAIVGCAKDDIKKALAGSTMSQIGYMILAAGLGPIGYVFAIMHLVTHGFFKAGLFLGAGSVMHGMNDEVDMRKYGGLRKHMPVTFVTFGLGYLAIIGFPGLSGFFSKDKIIEAAFAKGGTEGWILGSVALLGAAITAFYMTRVMLMTFFGEKRWQPDENGHEPHPHESPKSMTIPMIVLAFGSVFAGGFFGIGDRFLHWLEPVTEHTHGHPPIGATTVTLSTMVVLVIGVGLAYLQYGRRPVPVVAPRGSLLTRAARRDLLQDDFNHVVLVRGGEHLTRSLVYVDHTLVDGVVNGTAASMGGLSGRLRKLQNGYARSYAVSMFGGAAILIAATLLMRAV is encoded by the coding sequence GTGGAGAATCTGATTGCGCTGCTGGTGGCAGCGCCTCTGCTCGGAGCGGCCGTACTGCTGTGCGGCGGCAGACGGCTCGATGCCGTCGGCCACTGGATCGGCACGGTCCTCGCGTCCGCCTCCTTCGTGATCGGCGCGGTCCTCTTCGCCGACATGCTGGGCAAGGACGAGGAGCACCGGGCCCTCGCCCAGCACCTGTTCAGCTGGATCCCCGTCGAGGGCTTCCAGGCGGACATCGCCTTCCAGCTCGACCAGCTGTCGATGACGTTCGTGCTGCTGATCACCGGCGTCGGCTCGCTCATCCACGTGTACTCGATCGGGTACATGGAGCACGACGAGCGCCGCCGCCGCTTCTTCGGCTATCTGAACCTGTTCCTCGCGGCGATGCTGCTGCTCGTCCTCGCCGACAACTACCTGCTCCTGTACGTCGGCTGGGAGGGCGTGGGCCTCGCCTCCTACCTGCTCATCGGCTTCTGGCAGCACAAGCCCAGCGCCGCCACCGCCGCGAAGAAGGCCTTCCTGGTCAACCGCGTCGGCGACATGGGCCTGTCGATCGCCATCATGCTGATGTTCACCACCTTCGGGACCTTCGCCTTCGGGCCGGTCCTGGAGGCCACCGGTGAGACCGGCGAGGGCAAGCTCACCGCCATCGGGCTGATGCTGCTGCTCGCCGCCTGCGGCAAGTCCGCCCAGGTGCCGCTGCAGTCCTGGCTCGGCGACGCGATGGAGGGCCCGACCCCGGTCTCGGCCCTCATCCACGCCGCGACCATGGTGACCGCGGGTGTGTACCTGATCGTCCGCTCCGGGGAGATCTTCAACGCCGCGCCGGACGCCCAGCTGGTGACCACCGTCGTCGGAGCGGTCACGCTCCTCTTCGGTGCGATCGTCGGTTGCGCCAAGGACGACATCAAGAAGGCCCTCGCCGGTTCGACGATGTCGCAGATCGGCTACATGATCCTCGCGGCGGGCCTCGGCCCCATCGGCTACGTCTTCGCGATCATGCACCTGGTGACGCACGGCTTCTTCAAGGCCGGGCTCTTCCTCGGCGCCGGTTCGGTCATGCACGGCATGAACGACGAGGTCGACATGCGGAAGTACGGCGGTCTGCGCAAGCACATGCCGGTCACCTTCGTGACGTTCGGCCTCGGCTACCTCGCCATCATCGGCTTCCCCGGCCTGTCCGGCTTCTTCTCCAAGGACAAGATCATCGAGGCCGCCTTCGCCAAGGGCGGCACCGAGGGCTGGATCCTCGGAAGCGTGGCCCTGCTGGGCGCGGCCATCACCGCGTTCTACATGACGCGCGTGATGCTGATGACGTTCTTCGGTGAGAAGCGCTGGCAGCCCGACGAGAACGGCCACGAGCCGCACCCGCACGAGTCGCCGAAGTCCATGACGATCCCCATGATCGTGCTGGCCTTCGGATCGGTCTTCGCGGGCGGCTTCTTCGGCATCGGCGACCGTTTCCTGCACTGGCTGGAGCCCGTCACCGAGCACACGCACGGACACCCGCCGATCGGCGCGACGACCGTCACGCTCTCCACGATGGTCGTGCTCGTCATCGGCGTCGGCCTCGCCTACCTCCAGTACGGGCGCCGTCCGGTCCCGGTCGTCGCCCCGCGCGGCTCCCTGCTCACCCGGGCCGCCCGCCGCGACCTCCTTCAGGACGACTTCAACCACGTCGTCCTGGTGCGCGGCGGCGAGCACCTCACGCGGTCCCTGGTGTACGTCGACCACACCCTGGTCGACGGCGTCGTCAACGGCACGGCGGCCTCGATGGGCGGTCTCTCCGGACGGCTCCGCAAGCTGCAGAACGGCTACGCGCGCTCGTACGCCGTCTCGATGTTCGGCGGTGCGGCGATCCTCATCGCCGCGACCCTGCTGATGAGGGCGGTCTGA
- a CDS encoding NADH-quinone oxidoreductase subunit M: MSFPLLTATAALPAIGAIATAAVPAARRSAAKWLALLVSLATLALAVVVLVRFDPDGDRYQLTESHSWIKDFGVRYELGVDGIAVALIALTALLIPFVILAGWHDADPLETHSSRWRPTQGFFALILGVEAMVIISFEATDVFLFYIFFEAMLIPMYFLIGGFGDRAHAGSDEHAAAQRSYAAVKFLLYNLVGGLIMLAAVIGLYVVAGNFSLQEIAEARANGSLDMATNTERWLFLGFFFAFAVKAPLWPLHTWLPNAMGEATAPVAVLITAVVDKVGTFAMLRFCLQLFPEASKWATPAILVLALISIIYGALLAVGQRDIKRLVAYASISHFGFIIMGIFAMTSQGQSGATLYMVNHGISTAALMLVAGFLISRRGSRLIADYGGVQKVAPVLAGTFLIGSLATLSLPGLAPFVSEFLVLIGTFARYPVIGIIATFGIVLAALYTLVLYQRTMTGPVKPEVSAMPDLKVRELLVVTPLIALLIFLGVYPKPLTDIVNPAVKQTMSDVHKKDPKPEVEAAK, from the coding sequence ATGTCCTTTCCTCTGCTGACAGCGACGGCGGCCCTCCCGGCGATCGGGGCTATCGCCACGGCCGCCGTGCCGGCCGCCCGCCGCTCCGCCGCCAAGTGGCTGGCGCTGCTCGTCTCGCTCGCCACCCTGGCCCTCGCCGTCGTCGTCCTGGTCCGCTTCGACCCCGACGGCGACCGCTACCAGCTCACCGAATCGCACTCCTGGATCAAGGACTTCGGGGTGCGGTACGAGCTGGGCGTGGACGGCATCGCGGTCGCGCTGATCGCGCTGACCGCCCTGCTCATCCCGTTCGTGATCCTCGCGGGCTGGCACGACGCCGACCCGCTGGAGACCCACAGCAGCCGCTGGCGGCCGACCCAGGGCTTCTTCGCCCTGATCCTCGGCGTCGAGGCGATGGTGATCATCTCCTTCGAGGCCACCGACGTCTTCCTCTTCTACATCTTCTTCGAAGCCATGCTCATCCCGATGTACTTCCTCATCGGCGGCTTCGGGGACCGCGCCCACGCGGGCTCGGACGAACACGCGGCGGCACAGCGCTCGTACGCCGCCGTGAAGTTCCTCCTCTACAACCTGGTCGGCGGCCTGATCATGCTGGCCGCCGTGATCGGCCTCTACGTGGTGGCGGGGAACTTCTCGCTCCAGGAGATCGCCGAGGCCCGGGCCAACGGCTCGCTGGACATGGCGACCAACACCGAGCGATGGCTGTTCCTGGGCTTCTTCTTCGCCTTCGCGGTGAAGGCGCCCCTGTGGCCGCTCCACACCTGGCTGCCCAACGCCATGGGGGAGGCCACCGCCCCGGTCGCCGTACTGATCACCGCGGTGGTCGACAAGGTCGGCACCTTCGCGATGCTCCGCTTCTGCCTCCAGCTCTTCCCGGAGGCCTCGAAGTGGGCGACGCCCGCGATCCTCGTCCTCGCCCTGATCAGCATCATCTACGGGGCGCTGCTCGCGGTCGGCCAGCGGGACATCAAGCGTCTGGTGGCGTACGCGTCGATCTCCCACTTCGGGTTCATCATCATGGGCATCTTCGCGATGACCAGCCAGGGGCAGTCGGGCGCGACGCTCTACATGGTCAACCACGGGATCTCGACCGCCGCGCTGATGCTGGTGGCCGGCTTCCTGATCTCGCGGCGCGGCTCGCGTCTGATCGCCGACTACGGAGGGGTGCAGAAAGTCGCCCCGGTGCTCGCGGGCACCTTCCTGATCGGCAGCCTGGCGACGCTGTCGCTGCCGGGACTCGCGCCGTTCGTGAGCGAGTTCCTGGTCCTGATCGGCACGTTCGCGCGCTACCCGGTGATCGGGATCATCGCCACCTTCGGCATCGTCCTCGCCGCGCTCTACACCCTCGTCCTCTATCAGCGGACGATGACGGGCCCGGTGAAGCCGGAGGTCTCGGCCATGCCCGACCTCAAGGTGCGGGAGCTCCTGGTGGTCACCCCGCTGATCGCCCTGCTGATCTTCCTCGGCGTCTACCCGAAGCCCCTCACCGACATCGTCAACCCGGCGGTCAAACAGACCATGTCCGACGTACACAAGAAGGACCCCAAGCCTGAGGTGGAGGCCGCCAAGTGA
- the nuoN gene encoding NADH-quinone oxidoreductase subunit NuoN, with protein sequence MSATAVHSLWTTAADPIQKIDAPNIEYGQLSPTLIVIGAAVVGILVEAFVPRRSRYYAQIFVSVVALAAAFAAVVGLAASGYGTTKAGIAAMGAVAVDGPALFLQGIILLVGVLGVFTFAERRLDPVAHGNRVDSFAAQAASVPGSDSEKAAVKAGFTTTEVFPLLLFAIGGMLVFPAANDLLTLFIALEVFSLPLYLLCAVARRKRIMSQEAAVKYFLLGAFASAFTLFGIALLYGYAGSVSYATIAQVVDGTVQSVNPALADTMGNDALLLIGAAMVVMGLLFKVGAVPFHMWTPDVYQGAPTPVTGFMAAATKVAAFGALLRLLYVVLPGLRWDWRPVMMGVAVVTMLGGAIVAITQTDIKRLLAYSSIAHAGFILAGVIATTPDGVSSVLFYLGAYSFVTIGAFAVVTLVRDAGGEATHLSKWAGLGRRSPLVAAVFAVFLLAFAGIPLTSGFAGKFAVFKAAAEGGAGALVVVGVISSAIAAFFYIRVIVLMFFSEPRPDGPTVAVPSPLTMTAIAVGVAVTLVLGVAPQYFLDLAGQSGVFVR encoded by the coding sequence GTGAGCGCAACAGCCGTCCACAGCCTGTGGACAACGGCGGCCGATCCGATCCAGAAGATCGACGCGCCGAACATCGAGTACGGGCAGCTGTCGCCCACCCTGATCGTCATCGGAGCGGCCGTCGTCGGAATCCTGGTCGAGGCGTTCGTGCCGCGCAGGTCCCGCTACTACGCGCAGATCTTCGTGTCCGTCGTCGCCCTCGCCGCCGCGTTCGCCGCGGTCGTCGGGCTCGCGGCGAGCGGATACGGCACCACCAAGGCCGGCATCGCCGCGATGGGCGCCGTCGCCGTCGACGGACCCGCGCTCTTCCTTCAGGGCATCATCCTGCTGGTAGGCGTACTGGGAGTGTTCACCTTCGCCGAGCGGCGCCTCGATCCCGTGGCGCACGGCAACCGCGTCGACTCGTTCGCCGCACAGGCCGCCTCCGTACCGGGCAGCGACAGCGAGAAGGCCGCCGTCAAGGCGGGCTTCACCACCACCGAGGTGTTCCCGCTGCTGCTCTTCGCCATCGGCGGCATGCTCGTCTTCCCGGCGGCGAACGACCTGCTGACGCTCTTCATCGCGCTGGAGGTCTTCTCGCTGCCGCTGTACCTGCTGTGCGCCGTGGCCCGCCGCAAGCGGATCATGTCGCAGGAGGCCGCGGTCAAGTACTTCCTGCTCGGCGCCTTCGCCTCCGCGTTCACCCTCTTCGGCATCGCCCTGCTCTACGGCTACGCCGGCTCCGTGTCGTACGCGACGATCGCCCAGGTCGTCGACGGCACGGTCCAGTCGGTGAACCCGGCCCTCGCCGACACCATGGGCAACGACGCGCTGCTGCTCATCGGCGCCGCGATGGTCGTCATGGGCCTGCTGTTCAAGGTCGGCGCGGTGCCGTTCCACATGTGGACCCCGGACGTCTACCAGGGCGCGCCGACCCCGGTGACCGGCTTCATGGCCGCCGCGACCAAGGTGGCCGCCTTCGGCGCGCTGCTGAGGCTCCTGTACGTCGTCCTGCCGGGCCTGCGCTGGGACTGGCGGCCGGTGATGATGGGCGTTGCGGTCGTCACCATGCTGGGCGGCGCGATCGTCGCTATCACCCAGACCGACATCAAGCGGCTCCTCGCGTACTCGTCGATCGCGCACGCGGGATTCATCCTCGCGGGTGTCATCGCGACCACGCCGGACGGTGTGTCGTCGGTGCTCTTCTACCTGGGCGCGTACTCGTTCGTGACGATCGGCGCGTTCGCGGTGGTCACCCTCGTCCGGGACGCGGGCGGCGAGGCCACGCACCTGTCCAAGTGGGCCGGACTCGGACGCAGGTCACCGCTGGTGGCGGCCGTGTTCGCGGTCTTCCTGCTGGCCTTCGCGGGCATCCCGCTGACCTCCGGCTTCGCGGGCAAGTTCGCCGTGTTCAAGGCGGCGGCCGAGGGCGGCGCGGGCGCGCTGGTCGTGGTCGGTGTCATCTCGTCGGCCATCGCGGCGTTCTTCTACATCCGAGTGATCGTGCTGATGTTCTTCAGCGAGCCCCGTCCCGACGGACCGACGGTCGCCGTGCCGTCACCCCTGACGATGACGGCGATCGCGGTGGGCGTGGCGGTCACGCTGGTGCTCGGTGTGGCACCGCAGTACTTCCTCGATCTGGCAGGACAGTCGGGCGTATTCGTCCGCTGA
- the recQ gene encoding DNA helicase RecQ has translation MGGTGVMTEVAESEALATLHRVFGYEAFRGEQEAVIEHVVSGGDAVVLMPTGGGKSLCYQIPALVRPGTGVVVSPLIALMQDQVDALRALGVRAGFMNSTQDFGERRTVEAEFLAGELDVIYLAPERLRLESTLDLLKRGKISVFAIDEAHCVSQWGHDFRPDYLSLSLLGERWPDVPRIALTATATHATHKEITERLGMPEARHFVASFDRPNIQYRIVPKADPKKQLLAFLQEEHAGDAGIVYCLSRNSVEKTAEFLARNGIAAVPYHAGLDSGTRAAHQSRFLREDGLVVCATIAFGMGIDKPDVRFVAHLDLPKSVEGYYQETGRAGRDGMPSTAWMAYGLNDVIQQRKMIQSSEGDEAFRRRAASHLEAMLALCETAQCRRAQLLAYFGQDPAAEACGNCDTCLVPPETWDGTVAAQKVLSTVVRLQRERGQKFGAIQIVDILLGRKTAKVIQFDHDQLSVFGIGEDLDEGAWRGVVRQMLAQGLLAVEGAYGTLVLTEASGTVLRREREVPLRKEQPKPVTSKGSSSSSGSGRAERKAKAAAAAAELPSSLHPAFEALRAWRAGQAKEQGVPAYVIFHDATLREIATLWPTSVPELGGISGIGEKKLATYGEGVVGVLASLERPTEAPKTSESAAAPPPQRRSTGDPDLYWPEMEPEPEPEDWM, from the coding sequence ATGGGCGGGACGGGTGTGATGACAGAGGTGGCGGAGAGCGAAGCGCTCGCAACGCTCCACCGGGTCTTCGGGTACGAGGCCTTCCGAGGCGAGCAGGAAGCCGTCATCGAGCATGTGGTGAGCGGCGGGGACGCCGTCGTCCTCATGCCGACGGGCGGCGGAAAGTCGCTCTGCTACCAGATTCCGGCCCTGGTCAGACCGGGTACGGGTGTGGTGGTCTCCCCGCTCATCGCGCTGATGCAGGACCAGGTGGACGCGCTGCGGGCGCTCGGCGTGCGCGCCGGGTTCATGAACTCCACGCAGGACTTCGGCGAGCGGCGCACGGTCGAGGCCGAGTTCCTCGCGGGCGAGCTAGACGTGATCTACCTCGCACCGGAGCGGCTGCGCCTGGAGTCCACGCTCGACCTCCTCAAGCGCGGAAAGATCTCCGTCTTCGCGATCGACGAGGCGCACTGCGTGTCCCAGTGGGGCCACGACTTCCGCCCCGACTACCTCTCGCTCTCGCTGCTGGGCGAGCGCTGGCCGGACGTACCGCGCATCGCGCTGACCGCGACGGCCACGCACGCGACACACAAGGAGATCACCGAGCGCCTGGGCATGCCGGAAGCGCGCCACTTCGTGGCCAGCTTCGACCGGCCCAACATCCAGTACCGGATCGTGCCCAAGGCCGACCCCAAGAAGCAGCTGCTGGCCTTCCTCCAGGAGGAGCACGCGGGCGACGCGGGCATCGTGTACTGCCTCTCGCGCAACTCCGTCGAGAAGACGGCCGAGTTCCTCGCCCGCAACGGCATCGCGGCGGTGCCGTACCACGCGGGCCTCGACTCGGGCACGCGCGCCGCCCACCAGTCGCGGTTCCTGCGCGAGGACGGCCTGGTGGTGTGCGCGACCATCGCCTTCGGCATGGGCATCGACAAGCCGGACGTGCGGTTCGTCGCCCACCTCGACCTGCCGAAGTCCGTCGAGGGCTACTACCAGGAGACGGGCCGCGCGGGCCGCGACGGAATGCCGTCCACGGCCTGGATGGCCTACGGCCTGAACGACGTCATACAACAGCGCAAGATGATCCAGTCGAGCGAGGGCGACGAGGCGTTCCGCCGCCGGGCGGCCTCGCATCTCGAAGCGATGCTCGCCCTGTGCGAGACCGCCCAGTGCCGGCGTGCCCAGCTGCTCGCCTACTTCGGCCAGGACCCCGCGGCCGAGGCGTGCGGGAACTGCGACACCTGCCTGGTGCCGCCGGAGACCTGGGACGGCACGGTCGCGGCCCAGAAGGTGCTGTCCACCGTGGTGCGGCTGCAGCGCGAGCGGGGGCAGAAGTTCGGGGCGATCCAGATCGTCGACATCCTGCTTGGGCGCAAGACGGCCAAGGTCATCCAGTTCGACCACGACCAGCTGTCCGTCTTCGGCATCGGCGAGGACCTGGACGAGGGCGCGTGGCGCGGTGTCGTCCGCCAGATGCTGGCCCAGGGCCTCCTCGCGGTCGAGGGCGCGTACGGGACGCTGGTCCTGACCGAGGCGAGCGGGACCGTGCTGCGGCGCGAGCGGGAGGTACCGCTGCGCAAGGAGCAGCCGAAGCCGGTGACCTCCAAGGGGTCGTCCTCTTCGTCCGGTTCCGGCCGGGCCGAGCGCAAGGCCAAGGCGGCGGCCGCGGCGGCCGAGCTTCCCTCGTCGCTGCACCCCGCCTTCGAGGCCCTGCGCGCCTGGCGTGCCGGGCAGGCCAAGGAGCAGGGAGTCCCGGCGTACGTCATCTTCCACGACGCGACCCTGCGGGAGATCGCCACGCTGTGGCCCACCTCCGTCCCGGAGCTGGGCGGCATCAGCGGAATCGGCGAGAAGAAACTCGCGACGTACGGGGAGGGCGTGGTCGGAGTCCTGGCCTCCCTGGAGCGCCCCACCGAGGCACCGAAAACCTCGGAAAGCGCCGCCGCCCCGCCCCCACAGCGCCGAAGCACCGGTGACCCGGACCTGTACTGGCCAGAAATGGAACCAGAACCGGAACCGGAGGACTGGATGTAG